The Brassica napus cultivar Da-Ae chromosome C7, Da-Ae, whole genome shotgun sequence genome has a segment encoding these proteins:
- the LOC106434829 gene encoding putative E3 ubiquitin-protein ligase XBAT35 isoform X2: protein MMQMDGGDRLRVTLLDCMETGRSSLPGLTLEAILMADRNGTSPQPLPSRNQSNRTLLDVMQREHRHDYSSHRDKTAWKSLREKLRLKRNSDSHQLGSLLSNSRNEGGQSQPESASSGGVTAEGRLQLGVVLAEERALSAREEETPPVTTDMQPARMSLMELLDENEGQMSLVEVGGDGEEEERGVVEETAAAAEISCCVCMVRSKGAAFIPCGHTFCRLCSRELWVQRGNCPLCNTSISEILDLF from the coding sequence ATGATGCAAATGGACGGTGGTGATAGGCTGAGAGTGACGTTACTAGATTGTATGGAGACTGGCCGGAGCTCGTTACCGGGGTTGACTCTCGAAGCTATTCTAATGGCCGACAGAAACGGAACCTCGCCGCAGCCTCTGCCGTCTAGGAACCAATCAAATCGGACACTTCTTGATGTAATGCAGAGAGAGCACCGACACGACTACAGCAGCCACCGAGACAAGACCGCTTGGAAGTCTCTACGCGAAAAGCTCCGCCTCAAACGCAATAGTGATAGTCACCAGCTCGGTTCTCTACTCTCCAACTCCAGAAACGAAGGAGGACAATCGCAACCGGAGTCTGCTTCCAGCGGCGGAGTAACGGCGGAGGGGAGGTTACAGTTAGGAGTGGTGTTGGCGGAGGAGAGAGCGTTATCAGCGAGGGAAGAGGAAACGCCGCCGGTGACGACAGACATGCAGCCGGCGAGGATGTCGTTGATGGAGTTGTTGGATGAGAACGAAGGGCAAATGAGCTTGGTAGAAGTAGGAGGAGACGGGGAGGAAGAGGAGAGAGGAGTGGTGGAGGAGACTGCGGCGGCGGCGGAGATAAGTTGTTGTGTTTGTATGGTAAGAAGCAAAGGAGCAGCGTTTATACCGTGTGGTCATACGTTCTGCAGGTTGTGTTCGAGAGAGCTTTGGGTTCAAAGAGGAAACTGTCCTCTATGCAACACCTCCATTTCAGAAATCCTTGATCTCTTTTAG